The Manihot esculenta cultivar AM560-2 chromosome 8, M.esculenta_v8, whole genome shotgun sequence genomic interval CTCCGCTACACCCCCTTCATTTACAAAGCTGAGTTCCCTATCCTCGGCAGTTGGGCCGACCTCGAAAAGGACCCCATGGGCATCCCTCACAAAGGCGACCTCAGCCCTGCTTGCAAGGGTCCCCATCTCAGCTATGGAGGCCTCAAGCCTCTCTCCAGAAGCATCGCCAAAAGGCGGGGCAGGCTTCGCTCCCGTCAACCCGGAGTCCTCGCTCGGCCTTGAAGTCCGAGGGGACCTGAGAGCTTGAACAGCTAGAGCGGCTGAGACCGACCTGTCGATACTTGGCAGCCTTGAAGATTCGGCACCTCGAAAGCTCAGTTCCGGAGCTCGGGCAGGAGCAGGGGGAGGAGGCCAGCTAGACAACCTGAACAATATGACTTCGGCCACTTGTTGGGTATACCCCTCCGCCGATCGTCCTACTAGGAGGGCATCTGAGACAACGCTCAAGCTCCCCCTAGGCTGCGTAAGAATTTTAGGGGGCCTAATATGATCCATCTTCATcttagaagctgcaaaaaatcacaaaagcaagattaaaacaGACCTCCATGAGAGACAGAGTAATAAAAGTTTTGGCTCGCCTTGACCAGCAAAGAGAGGATGTCGAACAGACACCCAGTGGATGTCAAACCTACGCCCAGACAGACAGATTCAAAAGAAGACATAAAAAGAATGAAATTAGGGGTCAGCATTTGAGAAGCAATCTCGAAATACTAGAAAACCCCGTGGAAGAAAGAAGTTAAGGGAAAAGATAAACCATACTCTTTCTGTTTAACAGAGAAGACTAAGCTCACACCTTTTTGAAGACAGATTATACCAGAAGTATGTGGATCGGAAAGAAAGATTCTTCATTCCGGTGAGGGTCCTAAAGGTGGCAATAGGGATAATATCAAAATATACCCCAAGAATGAGGTTTTTATGCTGGACGGGATGATGCTAGACTCTGGGCCAGCGGTGCCAGGATCcttaaaagatattcatggGAAAGGAAGGAAAGCATACCTTGAAAATAAAAGTGGGGAAGTAGAGATGGCAGTGTGCACGAAGAACAGAGGAAAGCCAGAAATGGAAAAGTACAGAGGGGATTCGAAAGtcaaaataacaaaaagatgaaagagCGTTATGAGGGAAGCAGTACAtaaacaggcgcggtcataatgattcttgggatttaccccctcgtcAGTCGAGGCAATAACTGActagaaggtaaaggggcaattgataaccgcTGGGTTCCTTCGCCCTAATCTAAGGCCGGGCCCATTAGGACAGCTCATAGTCTGAAGGCTTCTAAGCCCCCTCCAAGAACCAGGCCCAGCCCACTCAGCTCAAAGATTGGGTTCCAGTCAATTTCTTCAAACAGGTCGGCCTAGCTCTTCCGGCTCAATAAACAGATTCCCTCTGGGCCTAGTCTTAATCTTATCTTCCGGCCCAGCTCGGAACCAGAAAGGAATTCAGCCCATTCGCCTTGTGGTACCATCCGCATGCATACtcggggagaatcaggggccgttacgcatggggcagagatctgattccctcgtacgtccgtatcaacgtatcaaggacaggtggcccaatgacacaCACTCtattacacgtcactagcggacaaaaggaaacatataaaaggagaaatattctCTTCTAAGCCCAAACTTTTCCATTATTACAGAATTCTTGCAAAAATCTAattttctgaatctcagatcatcacatatcaatcactcaaaaataagatttttccCTATAAATATAATGCTATAAACTCCACAAAACCTTACTAAACACGATAGCTGTAAACTAGCTATGTTGAGCAACAATTAGCTACTAGATGGTACACGACTCACAATTCATGAATTAATTtgacttttttattaattgaaaattataatgcagttgaatgatgatgtgtatttaaaaatgtattaaagaaattaaaagtttttGTAGATGACTAtggtaaaaattaattttaaacattaaaatataaCCACTAAAAAATTGATTGAACGAGTTTTGTTTTTCAAAATCGGAAAGTCCGAATATAGTCATGAAAAGCGTAAaggacatttttttttttctaatatgccaaaaataaaatatgcttattttttttatgggtAGAGGTAAGatgtatgtatatgtataatttaaaaaaaatgtatatatattagATTCGGGTTGTTACAATCCACTAGGGGTACTCGTGGCAGTAAAGTTTGGGGAGTCACTTGTGGGCCCCACTTAAGGACGGTTATTTCTTACACTTGGCACATATCTAAAGACCATACGAAAAAAAGAACGACTTTTCACACTTTATGGTGAAACATAcaatcttttccatttaaagtAAATACATTCATAAAagcaatataaaatttttatatttcacctttacatttatttaatatttaattttataatataatttgtgTCTAAAGTATATATggcattaatataaaaatttttctattgaaaaatgaaatttcaaaataataaaaataatattttgtaagATAATGCAATAAATTATCATATTAAACTAATATcattagtaaaatttttcatatttgatgatcaacaaatataataatgtttattttattaattttaaaacacaagtattatcaatttattagattaaaattaaattttaatcatattATAGCGAGTATTTTAAGCATGAATTTatgtattaatattttatactaatttaatttttacaaataattgcttataaaaacattttattaaatttatgaaataaaatacataaaatttgaAGTAGATAATGTAgtttattagtttatttatacataaatttatatagtaataaattattattaataaaacaaaattttatttttataaaaatgaaaaattatctataaaataaaattacctcATTAAAAAGATTTCCCAAAAAGGATAGCGAGAGGGGATCTTCTTGGGCGACAAACAGAAaacaagtaaaaataaattttatttttctttcttccttttgcCTCGTTTATAAAATGGCGTGCAGCGGTTTCGTTTCTCTCTACACAAACAACAAACAGTCCCGTATTAACgtgtctctttctctttttctttctctctctttctgttTCCTtttccctcctcctcctcctcctcctcctccttcaatttatttcattattgaGCTCTGTTTGTTTCTTGGCCAGAACTTATCAGTTATCgctttctataaaaaaaaatctctttaaCGGGTTGGTGTTGGTATTTGAACACACATACAATTTTCTGTTTATTAAGAGAAATAGAGAGGTTTAAGGAAGGGTGAGAAATGGAGGGAAAGAAGCGGGTGGCTTCATCTTCTTCCTTCACTTCTGAACTTTTTGGCTTCAAGGATTCTACGTCTTCTGCTGGGATTTTTAGCTCTATATTTGCGCCTCCTTCTAAGGTAGTACTTCACTTGTTTAATTATCAGGTCCTTACTTTTTTTAGTTGATTCTTTACtacttgaaattttttttgtttaaagaaaagaaatttatgGCACTCATTTGATGTTGCTGAGATATTCTGCATTCCTTGACTTTCAATTTTAGTGGAGGGAAATTCTTTGTTCATGGTTTCTATGAATCACTGGTCCTGTTTAGGGGTTTTAGGCAATTATTATTCTATTTCTGGTTTGCTTGTTGTTTTGATTGTGATGGACCCCTGAGGTTTATCTGATAGTTTGTTAAATACTGATAAGAGCAGTTGAAGATTTGAAGATAAGTCTTACAATGAGACGTGACATGGTCTTAATAAGTTATTAGAGTACTGGATAAACCCCCATGTTTTTAATTCTCTTCAGCCATGCTCTGTTATTTACCTTTAGGCCACTTGTTCTTGGAACATGAGAGAGAGATTTTACTTGACTTTATCTGTAGTGCCAAGGTTTGAAATTTCTGATTTTGATGTTGGTTCAGGTATTGGGGAGAGGGTTACTGCGATATGAAGTCATGGGAAAGAAGCAGGATTCTGCAAATGAAGCTTGGAATACCAAACCTGGAGCTCCAGGTTTGAATAATAGATCTTGATTACATATTTACTTTTGTTCTGTTTCTTTATAGCTCTTTTGACATTTACaacataatttttttgaaagtaTTTTTCAGGGGAGCTTATTCTTGTGTGAGAATCTGCAATTATTAAGGCTCCATATTGCAATGAGTTTCAGGGTGAAAAGATAAAAAAGGCTTTTCATAAAAGCAATATTTTTAGATGTTGAAATAAGAAGTTTAGAAAGGGttgttttcttcttttaatgttcttatatctaaaatatttcataattattttttactaatttttagtaatttgtaaataatattttaaggaAGTGTTCTATCAGTACCTATTGTAACAGAAATGCAACAGATCTTAAGTTTACTATTATTGTATGCCACCTTCATTtgtctaataaaattttagaaataacgTAGTGCTTATCCCCTTATTCAAGCCTAAAGAGTCTTTGATTGAATGCACGCATGTTATATCACAATTGCTATAGTTCTGTTTTTAGTTGTTTAAGTCTGTGGATTGAGATGTACTTTAATAATTATGGGATTATATTTATGCTCTGTTTTAGTCAGTTGATTGATTAATTTACTTTGATAAAGGGAATAATACTTCAGCTTAAACTTATGATCTTTATCCAATTTTCATCTCCATTAACAGCTTGATTCATCTGATTCATCCTGCTGTATTTTCAGATGCCACTTCTAAAAGCAATCAGGGTGAAGGACAGAACATGCCAAATAGAGATACAAGTTCCATCTATCAGGAACAAAGAGTACAACCATGCCATCTCAGTTCATCAATCTACTACGGTGGTCAAGACATATATCATACCCAGAGCTCTAGCATGACCTCAACGGTTAGTTTAAATTAGTTAAAGCCAACTAATATACATATATTGCCTTTTCTGGAAGCTCCCCATGTGCACTGCACAAGTCATCTAATTTAAATGCCAAACTCAAAATCCTCTGTGGTTTTTTCTTCTTACGAAactataaaatgaaaatatagaTTGACATTTTTTGGGGGTTCTTTTCAAATAAATGATTTTGAAAGAAGCATTTTTCTCATCTAGCAGAGATTTCATCAATAATGTTGCATATACTAAGTGTGTGGTTAGATATGGATgaggaaagttttaattgaaTGAACTATGTGGACTGCTCCTTGCATCTCAGCACAAAGCCTGTTTTGTCCTCCTAGACAAGAGAGAATATTGGATGCATTATCAATATTGGACTGCTAGGCATCATAGCAATAATTAACTGATAGGTCCCTTGACAAATTTCTATTCTATCCTATCCTCAGTTCAAG includes:
- the LOC110620234 gene encoding uncharacterized protein LOC110620234 isoform X1, with amino-acid sequence MEGKKRVASSSSFTSELFGFKDSTSSAGIFSSIFAPPSKVLGRGLLRYEVMGKKQDSANEAWNTKPGAPDATSKSNQGEGQNMPNRDTSSIYQEQRVQPCHLSSSIYYGGQDIYHTQSSSMTSTVKGQNKAAPQFSFCYMDDVSSQTIADGWFTFS
- the LOC110620234 gene encoding uncharacterized protein LOC110620234 isoform X2, with protein sequence MEGKKRVASSSSFTSELFGFKDSTSSAGIFSSIFAPPSKVLGRGLLRYEVMGKKQDSANEAWNTKPGAPDATSKSNQGEGQNMPNRDTSSIYQEQRVQPCHLSSSIYYGGQDIYHTQSSSMTSTFKKDGTEDDSGSASRGNWWKGSLYY